One part of the Segnochrobactrum spirostomi genome encodes these proteins:
- a CDS encoding pyridoxal phosphate-dependent aminotransferase yields MDVMSAAVAREATGASVVRMEVGQPSAPAPQAVIAAAQAAVAGGRIGYTEALGLKALRARIARHYGERYGLDVSPDRVVVTTGSSGGFNLAFLAAFDAGDRILLPAPGYPAYRNVLSVLGLMPVEVETQAATRWSLDAGAIARAHAEAPLAGVLVASPNNPTGTVIGRTALTDLTAAAAERGLWFISDEIYHGLVYEGEETSALAVSDEAIVINSFSKYFCMTGWRVGWMVVPERLVRPIERIAQNLFISVPEISQRAALAAFDAGEELEAVKAVYARNREILLGRLPALGFDEILPADGAFYVYASVRRFSNDSHDFARAMLAEAGVAATPGADFDRTRGHAYIRFSIAGSTADMVEAMDRLERWLTRG; encoded by the coding sequence ATGGACGTGATGAGCGCCGCCGTCGCCCGCGAGGCGACCGGGGCCAGCGTGGTGCGGATGGAGGTTGGCCAGCCCTCGGCGCCGGCGCCGCAGGCGGTGATCGCCGCCGCCCAGGCCGCGGTCGCCGGCGGCCGCATCGGCTATACCGAGGCGCTCGGGCTCAAGGCGCTGCGCGCCCGCATCGCCCGCCATTATGGCGAGCGCTACGGCCTCGACGTTTCGCCCGATCGCGTCGTCGTCACCACCGGCTCGTCGGGCGGGTTCAACCTCGCCTTCCTCGCCGCCTTCGATGCCGGCGACCGCATCCTCTTGCCGGCGCCGGGATATCCCGCCTATCGCAACGTGCTGTCCGTGCTCGGGCTGATGCCCGTCGAGGTGGAGACCCAGGCTGCGACGCGCTGGAGCCTCGATGCGGGTGCGATCGCGCGGGCCCATGCGGAGGCGCCGCTCGCCGGCGTGCTGGTCGCAAGCCCCAACAACCCGACCGGCACCGTGATCGGGCGCACGGCGCTGACCGATCTCACCGCCGCCGCGGCGGAGCGGGGCCTGTGGTTCATCTCCGACGAGATCTATCACGGCCTCGTCTACGAGGGTGAGGAGACGAGCGCGCTCGCCGTCTCGGACGAGGCGATCGTCATCAACTCGTTCTCCAAATATTTCTGCATGACCGGCTGGCGCGTCGGCTGGATGGTGGTGCCGGAGCGGCTCGTCCGGCCGATCGAGCGGATCGCCCAGAATCTCTTCATTTCGGTGCCGGAAATCTCCCAGCGCGCGGCGCTCGCCGCCTTCGATGCGGGGGAGGAGCTCGAGGCGGTGAAGGCGGTCTATGCCCGCAACCGCGAGATTCTGCTCGGGCGGCTGCCGGCGCTCGGCTTCGACGAGATCCTGCCCGCGGACGGTGCCTTCTACGTCTATGCGAGCGTGCGCCGCTTTTCGAACGACAGCCACGATTTCGCCCGCGCGATGCTCGCCGAGGCGGGCGTCGCGGCGACGCCGGGCGCGGATTTCGATCGCACCCGCGGCCACGCCTATATCCGCTTCTCGATCGCCGGTTCGACCGCGGACATGGTCGAGGCGATGGACCGCCTCGAGCGCTGGCTCACGCGCGGCTGA
- a CDS encoding Rne/Rng family ribonuclease, which produces MANKMLIDATHSEETRVVVVRGNRVEEFDFESANRKPLRGNIYLAKVTRVEPSLQAAFVDYGGNRHGFLAFSEIHPDYYQIPYSDRQALIEADEAEAREEAEAARAEERAEAERVKSAPVGEAASESGETAADEDGEDGSSEAAAHDGEAGDNLPPAHRNEAEQVEIEDSVESVGAEDALEEVPERRPQRNRRVYKIQEVIKRRQVLLVQVVKEERGNKGAALTTYLSLAGRYSVLMPNTARGGGISRKITSAVDRKRLKKIASDLEVPEGMGVILRTAGANRTKVEVKRDFEYLLRLWESVRELTLKSAAPALVYEEGSLVKRSIRDLYNKDIDEVLVAGDDGYREAKDFMRMLMPSHAKNVKLYRDPSPLFTRFGVEAQLDAMFSPQVTLKSGGYIVINQTEALVSIDVNSGRSTREHNIEDTALQTNLEASDEVARQLRLRDLAGLIVIDFIDMEENKNNRSVERRLKEALKSDRARIQVGRISHFGLMEMSRQRIRTGVVESSTQVCPHCFGTGLVRSTESVALHVLRTLEESLLKSASHNLIVRTRTAVALYILNQKRSHLADVEHRFGVQITIAADESLGTHHLAVERGEPAVRGPNEVPPQLSTSVRVDSIDPDEMEPEVEPDVEDEENEEEARSEAPREREADGDGQGRKRRRRRRRRRGGGEGGQAQSAGSESDGDDDDENGAEDGGSEGGGSDEDGVGEAATEATSGEATAEPAEDDDAGQRRRRRGRRGGRRRREGEGEANGADETDGEVETSVVDLVPLTTDVLGSAEPAAASEPTEDAFAAPETAEVNEATEDSVQVPLTPPWEEAETPAPATEVEAPQVEVSSEVAPVEAPLTPEPAEAATEAAPAETAATETVASAPEATETAEPEAVAAEPAASAASENDNAAPVVSEELAKPQAPVEDEGPKRTGWWQRRSFF; this is translated from the coding sequence ATGGCCAACAAGATGCTCATCGACGCGACCCACTCGGAGGAGACCCGGGTAGTCGTCGTCCGCGGCAACCGCGTCGAAGAATTCGATTTCGAGTCCGCCAACCGCAAGCCGCTGCGCGGCAACATCTATCTCGCGAAGGTGACCCGCGTGGAGCCTTCGCTCCAGGCCGCCTTCGTCGATTACGGCGGCAACCGGCACGGTTTCCTCGCCTTCAGCGAAATTCACCCCGATTATTACCAGATCCCCTATTCCGACCGGCAGGCGCTGATCGAAGCCGACGAAGCGGAAGCCCGCGAGGAAGCGGAAGCTGCCCGCGCCGAAGAGCGCGCCGAGGCCGAGCGCGTGAAGTCCGCCCCCGTGGGCGAGGCGGCGTCGGAGAGCGGCGAGACCGCGGCGGACGAAGACGGCGAGGACGGCTCGTCCGAAGCGGCGGCGCACGACGGCGAGGCGGGCGACAACCTGCCCCCCGCGCACCGCAACGAGGCCGAGCAGGTCGAGATCGAGGATTCGGTCGAGTCCGTCGGCGCCGAGGATGCCCTCGAGGAGGTTCCCGAGCGCCGTCCGCAGCGCAACCGCCGGGTCTACAAGATCCAGGAGGTGATCAAGCGCCGCCAGGTTCTGCTCGTTCAGGTCGTCAAGGAAGAGCGCGGCAACAAGGGTGCGGCGCTGACCACCTATCTGTCGCTCGCCGGCCGCTATTCGGTGCTCATGCCGAACACCGCACGGGGCGGCGGCATCAGCCGCAAGATCACCTCGGCGGTCGATCGCAAGCGCCTGAAGAAGATCGCGAGCGACCTGGAGGTGCCGGAGGGGATGGGCGTCATCCTGCGCACCGCCGGCGCCAACCGCACCAAGGTCGAAGTCAAGCGCGACTTCGAATATCTGCTGCGTCTGTGGGAGAGCGTGCGCGAACTGACGCTGAAATCCGCGGCGCCGGCCCTCGTCTATGAGGAGGGCAGCCTCGTCAAGCGCTCGATCCGCGACCTCTACAACAAGGACATCGACGAGGTCCTGGTCGCCGGCGACGACGGCTACCGCGAGGCCAAGGACTTCATGCGCATGCTCATGCCGAGCCATGCGAAGAACGTGAAGCTCTACCGCGATCCCTCCCCGCTGTTCACGCGGTTCGGCGTCGAGGCCCAGCTCGACGCGATGTTCTCGCCCCAGGTCACGCTGAAGTCCGGCGGCTACATCGTCATCAACCAGACCGAGGCGCTGGTTTCGATCGACGTGAACTCCGGCCGCTCGACCCGCGAGCACAACATCGAGGACACCGCCCTCCAGACGAATCTCGAGGCCTCCGACGAGGTGGCCCGGCAGTTGCGCCTGCGCGACCTCGCCGGCCTCATCGTCATCGACTTCATCGATATGGAGGAGAACAAGAACAACCGCTCCGTCGAGCGGCGCCTCAAGGAGGCGCTGAAGTCGGACCGCGCGCGCATCCAGGTCGGCCGGATCTCCCATTTCGGCCTGATGGAAATGTCGCGCCAGCGCATCCGCACCGGCGTCGTCGAGAGCTCCACCCAGGTCTGCCCGCACTGCTTCGGCACCGGCCTGGTGCGCTCGACCGAGTCGGTCGCGCTGCATGTCCTGCGCACGCTCGAGGAGAGCCTGCTCAAGAGCGCCTCGCACAATCTCATCGTGCGGACCCGCACGGCGGTGGCGCTCTACATCCTCAACCAGAAGCGCAGCCACCTCGCCGACGTCGAGCACCGCTTCGGCGTGCAGATCACGATCGCGGCGGACGAGAGCCTCGGCACCCATCACCTCGCGGTGGAGCGCGGCGAGCCGGCGGTTCGCGGCCCGAACGAGGTGCCGCCGCAGCTCTCGACCTCGGTCCGGGTCGATTCGATCGATCCCGACGAGATGGAACCGGAGGTCGAGCCGGACGTCGAGGACGAGGAAAATGAGGAAGAGGCCCGTTCCGAAGCGCCGCGCGAGCGCGAGGCGGACGGGGATGGCCAGGGCCGCAAGCGTCGGCGGCGGCGTCGGCGGCGGCGTGGCGGCGGTGAGGGTGGCCAGGCCCAGTCCGCCGGCAGCGAGAGCGACGGCGACGATGACGACGAGAACGGCGCCGAAGACGGCGGGTCTGAGGGCGGCGGCTCCGATGAGGACGGCGTCGGCGAGGCCGCGACGGAGGCGACATCTGGCGAAGCGACAGCCGAGCCTGCCGAGGACGACGATGCCGGCCAGCGTCGCCGTCGCCGTGGCCGCCGGGGCGGACGCCGCCGGCGCGAGGGCGAAGGCGAGGCGAACGGTGCCGACGAAACCGACGGCGAGGTCGAGACCTCGGTCGTCGATCTGGTGCCGCTGACGACCGACGTTCTCGGCTCCGCCGAGCCGGCCGCCGCGAGCGAGCCCACCGAAGATGCCTTCGCGGCCCCCGAGACCGCCGAAGTCAACGAGGCTACGGAAGACAGCGTCCAGGTGCCCCTGACCCCGCCCTGGGAAGAGGCCGAAACCCCGGCTCCCGCGACCGAGGTGGAAGCGCCGCAGGTCGAGGTGTCTTCGGAGGTGGCTCCCGTCGAAGCCCCGCTGACGCCTGAGCCCGCCGAAGCGGCGACGGAGGCTGCGCCCGCCGAGACCGCCGCGACGGAGACCGTCGCGAGCGCGCCCGAAGCGACCGAGACGGCAGAACCGGAAGCCGTTGCGGCCGAGCCGGCTGCGAGCGCGGCATCCGAGAACGACAATGCCGCCCCGGTGGTGAGCGAGGAACTTGCGAAGCCCCAGGCGCCGGTCGAGGACGAAGGTCCGAAGCGCACCGGCTGGTGGCAGCGCCGCTCGTTCTTCTGA